The following are from one region of the Pseudodesulfovibrio piezophilus C1TLV30 genome:
- a CDS encoding substrate-binding periplasmic protein, with protein MLLLFPVSVFCQRSVLRVGFSEHPPWKVREADGGYGGIDIELLRVLAERVGLGLEFVDYPFKRALEMAAIGEVDIVTGVFKRRDREKDLYFIEPAYKKFSNKAFFVLKGRESSIRRHEDLIGKTLGTIVGAKYYPAFDKDKRIMKSPVTRTELNFKMLLAGRINAFIMTESAGEYRRAQLGMEDVVSKADFIYREKQNVYMVLSRKSIFVKYLKEMNRQMRILVESGEINRIKARFYKRLRTR; from the coding sequence ATGCTGCTGCTCTTTCCGGTTTCGGTCTTTTGTCAGCGGTCTGTACTCCGTGTGGGATTTAGCGAACATCCGCCCTGGAAGGTTCGGGAAGCGGACGGAGGGTATGGTGGTATTGACATAGAGCTGCTTCGTGTCCTTGCGGAAAGGGTTGGCCTGGGCCTTGAATTTGTGGATTATCCATTCAAGCGTGCCCTGGAAATGGCGGCGATCGGAGAAGTGGACATCGTCACCGGAGTTTTTAAGCGCAGAGACCGTGAGAAAGACCTCTATTTTATCGAACCGGCGTATAAAAAATTCTCAAACAAAGCTTTTTTTGTTCTGAAGGGACGTGAATCTTCCATACGTCGCCATGAAGACCTCATTGGTAAAACTCTCGGAACTATCGTTGGAGCGAAGTATTATCCCGCATTCGACAAAGATAAACGGATTATGAAATCTCCGGTGACACGCACGGAATTGAATTTCAAGATGTTGCTGGCCGGTCGGATCAACGCCTTTATCATGACAGAGTCAGCAGGAGAGTATCGGCGGGCGCAGTTGGGTATGGAAGATGTGGTGAGCAAAGCTGATTTTATTTACCGAGAGAAGCAGAATGTGTATATGGTCCTTTCTAGAAAATCCATATTTGTCAAATACTTGAAAGAGATGAATCGGCAAATGCGGATTCTTGTTGAAAGTGGTGAAATCAATCGAATCAAGGCGCGTTTCTACAAGAGGTTACGCACGCGGTAG
- the pgl gene encoding 6-phosphogluconolactonase, with translation MVDFHVYADTEELSQAAARLFADLSHKAHDLRGRFIVALSGGSTPRRLFEILATPQFAEMIQWDSVVVFWGDDRAVGPDHEWSNYKLAHESLLAHVPIPKEYIVRIRGELGAAKAAEVMLEELRHVFGDESLPRFDLIIQGMGGDGHTASLFPGTDDLNATDWVVPVFDPPADPKVDRVTLSFPVLNQARVALFLAAGADKRDKISEIMNDPSASERYPAARLEAEKTFWYVDEAAFAGLSGVEKNPSNTA, from the coding sequence ATGGTGGATTTTCATGTCTATGCCGATACCGAAGAATTGAGCCAGGCCGCAGCAAGGCTCTTTGCCGACCTGTCCCACAAGGCCCACGACCTTCGCGGCCGTTTTATAGTCGCACTGTCCGGCGGCTCCACGCCTCGAAGACTCTTCGAAATTCTGGCGACCCCTCAATTCGCTGAAATGATACAGTGGGACAGCGTGGTCGTTTTCTGGGGAGATGATCGAGCAGTGGGGCCGGATCATGAGTGGAGCAACTACAAACTTGCCCATGAATCTCTCCTGGCTCACGTTCCGATTCCGAAAGAATACATCGTGCGCATCCGGGGAGAACTTGGGGCAGCCAAGGCGGCTGAAGTCATGCTTGAGGAACTGCGCCATGTCTTTGGAGATGAATCCTTGCCAAGATTCGATCTCATCATTCAGGGAATGGGAGGAGATGGACATACCGCGTCGCTGTTCCCTGGCACGGACGATCTCAATGCCACGGACTGGGTCGTGCCCGTCTTTGATCCACCCGCTGATCCGAAGGTAGACCGTGTGACACTCTCCTTTCCGGTCCTCAACCAGGCTCGGGTTGCCCTCTTCCTGGCCGCAGGAGCGGATAAACGGGACAAGATTTCTGAGATCATGAATGATCCCAGCGCGTCGGAACGGTATCCCGCCGCCCGCCTGGAAGCGGAAAAAACCTTCTGGTATGTGGATGAGGCCGCTTTTGCCGGACTGTCCGGGGTCGAGAAAAATCCAAGCAACACAGCCTAA
- a CDS encoding ABC transporter substrate-binding protein encodes MKRLFAICLLLVFCCAASVHADEDDPWKARDSVIFGMPFLYQIVQPGNSGVITSLLETVYAPDNLDFIHKPLPYVRILEALKKGNIHCTLALKDRIDGVLQGDVTVVTYDIAVAHLRTTPFAGVQSLAGRRVAARFGFGLSELLGVPFQYQPIYALSSGFHMLDRDHVKFVLGDRRLLRHAMWESHLSPADFLFDDIGSYEVRVIFAPTEKGRRFLEIFNSRMKELRASGEIQTLMLSMGVTEADLDRILKLN; translated from the coding sequence GTGAAAAGACTCTTTGCCATATGCCTCTTGCTGGTGTTCTGCTGTGCTGCTTCAGTGCATGCTGACGAAGATGATCCGTGGAAAGCTCGGGATTCCGTGATCTTCGGTATGCCCTTTCTGTATCAGATCGTACAGCCCGGAAACTCCGGGGTGATAACGTCGCTTCTCGAAACAGTCTATGCTCCTGATAACCTCGACTTCATTCATAAACCCTTGCCATATGTTCGGATCCTTGAAGCCTTGAAAAAGGGGAACATCCATTGCACGCTGGCTCTTAAGGATCGGATTGACGGTGTTTTGCAGGGAGATGTCACTGTGGTCACTTATGATATTGCCGTGGCTCATCTACGCACGACGCCGTTTGCAGGAGTTCAGTCTCTGGCGGGAAGGCGGGTGGCCGCCCGTTTTGGCTTTGGTTTGTCAGAGTTGCTTGGCGTGCCTTTTCAGTATCAACCGATATACGCGCTCAGTTCGGGCTTCCACATGCTCGATAGGGACCATGTGAAGTTTGTACTGGGGGACAGACGATTGCTCAGGCATGCCATGTGGGAGTCGCATCTTTCCCCGGCTGATTTTCTTTTTGACGACATCGGCAGTTATGAAGTGCGGGTAATTTTTGCCCCAACTGAAAAAGGTCGGCGGTTTTTGGAAATCTTCAATTCCAGAATGAAAGAGTTGCGCGCTTCCGGCGAAATCCAGACTTTGATGCTGTCGATGGGGGTTACGGAAGCAGATCTCGATCGGATTCTCAAGTTGAATTGA
- a CDS encoding class I SAM-dependent methyltransferase, with protein sequence MDEYARFASLYDPVVGPFLRPVHSAMQSLLVENGCTSVVDLCCGTGQFCGMVWEVGLSATGVDNSPAMLAVATKKWSGASFSRNDATRTDLTAKAFDAVTISFALHEKSAMQAEAILKEAERLVRPGGTVLVSDYRLPSPFQARLTRMGIGLVEWLAGAAHYAHFRHFMAQGGIESFLKQYGLPVSPVALFMGGWAGLYIHRSAEAWNGRRSR encoded by the coding sequence ATGGATGAATATGCCCGGTTCGCTTCGCTTTATGACCCTGTGGTGGGGCCTTTTTTACGCCCCGTTCATAGCGCCATGCAGTCTCTCCTTGTCGAAAACGGGTGCACAAGTGTCGTGGACCTGTGCTGCGGCACCGGCCAGTTCTGCGGCATGGTGTGGGAGGTGGGACTCTCCGCGACGGGGGTGGACAATTCGCCCGCAATGCTCGCTGTAGCCACAAAGAAATGGAGTGGGGCGTCATTTTCGCGAAATGACGCGACCCGCACAGATTTGACTGCTAAAGCATTTGATGCCGTGACTATCAGTTTTGCTTTGCATGAGAAGTCGGCAATGCAGGCCGAAGCGATACTGAAGGAGGCGGAACGTCTGGTCCGGCCGGGCGGAACGGTTTTGGTCTCCGACTACCGTCTCCCATCTCCGTTTCAGGCTCGGTTGACACGAATGGGTATCGGCCTGGTGGAGTGGCTGGCAGGCGCGGCGCATTATGCCCACTTCCGACACTTCATGGCTCAGGGTGGGATAGAGTCGTTTCTAAAGCAATATGGTTTGCCCGTTTCTCCGGTGGCTCTTTTTATGGGGGGGTGGGCCGGGCTGTATATTCATCGCTCGGCAGAGGCATGGAATGGGAGGAGGTCGCGGTGA
- the zwf gene encoding glucose-6-phosphate dehydrogenase — MADTNGIETCDYNTPKDPCAIVIFGATGDLAARKILPSLYALLCSGRLPDPSIIIGVSRSGLSHEEYRERTRQALVESNADMKCWEDFAPRLFYRSVDVNDVGTFTNLAGFIKDKESEFQTGGNRLFHLSVPPVAYEAIAQSLAHVGLAHEKDNWSRLVVEKPFGYDLESSRKLAAALKEGFKEKQIFRIDHYLAKETVQNMLMFRFANSIFEPVWNRQFIQSVHITAAESLGVEHRAGFYDHTGVLRDMFQNHMMQLLSLVAMEPPSIYEANRIRDEKAKIYRSLRPFPMDSLDENLVLGQYAAGMIKEKSVPSYVSEPGVSPNSTTPTFASMKAYIDNWRWQGVPFYITSGKRMSTKRTDIEVKFKEVPHSMFRNILGEHITANRLTLSIHPKEEVMLSFQAKTPGPGMCLRNVTMNFDYAMGHPLRLTAYEKVLLDVLMGDHTLFWRQDSVDLCWSYLTPMLKECECEEQAERLHLYKAGTDGPKKARGDW; from the coding sequence ATGGCTGATACCAATGGAATAGAGACCTGCGACTACAACACCCCTAAGGACCCGTGCGCCATCGTCATCTTCGGCGCGACCGGGGACTTGGCGGCGAGAAAGATTCTGCCGTCCCTCTACGCACTACTCTGCTCGGGCCGCCTGCCCGATCCAAGCATCATTATCGGCGTGTCCAGATCCGGCCTCAGCCATGAGGAATACCGTGAAAGGACACGGCAGGCTCTGGTCGAATCAAATGCGGACATGAAGTGCTGGGAAGATTTTGCGCCCCGCCTTTTTTACAGGAGCGTGGACGTCAATGACGTGGGCACATTCACCAACCTGGCCGGTTTCATCAAGGACAAGGAATCGGAATTCCAGACCGGTGGCAACAGGCTCTTCCACCTTTCCGTCCCCCCGGTGGCATACGAGGCCATCGCTCAATCACTTGCCCATGTCGGACTGGCGCACGAAAAGGACAACTGGTCGCGACTGGTTGTGGAAAAACCCTTTGGATACGATCTGGAGAGTTCCAGAAAACTTGCAGCCGCGCTTAAGGAAGGATTCAAGGAAAAACAAATCTTCCGTATTGATCACTATCTGGCCAAGGAAACCGTGCAAAACATGCTGATGTTCCGGTTCGCCAATTCCATCTTCGAACCGGTCTGGAACAGACAATTCATCCAATCCGTTCACATTACTGCAGCAGAATCATTGGGAGTTGAACACAGAGCCGGATTTTACGACCATACCGGCGTCCTGCGCGACATGTTTCAAAATCACATGATGCAGCTCCTCTCCCTAGTGGCCATGGAGCCACCTTCGATCTACGAAGCGAACCGTATCCGGGATGAAAAAGCCAAGATCTACCGAAGCCTCAGGCCGTTCCCCATGGACAGCCTTGACGAGAATCTCGTACTCGGCCAGTACGCGGCAGGCATGATCAAAGAGAAATCCGTGCCGTCCTACGTCTCGGAGCCCGGAGTCTCCCCCAATTCAACCACCCCGACCTTTGCCTCCATGAAAGCCTATATCGACAACTGGCGGTGGCAGGGGGTGCCCTTTTACATTACCTCGGGAAAACGAATGTCCACCAAGCGGACCGATATCGAAGTCAAGTTCAAGGAAGTTCCTCACTCCATGTTCAGGAATATTCTGGGCGAACATATCACGGCCAACAGGTTGACCCTCTCCATACACCCCAAGGAAGAAGTCATGCTCAGCTTCCAGGCCAAGACCCCGGGGCCAGGGATGTGTTTGCGAAACGTGACAATGAACTTTGACTACGCCATGGGACACCCCCTCAGACTGACGGCCTATGAAAAAGTCCTGCTTGATGTGCTTATGGGGGATCATACCCTCTTCTGGCGTCAGGACAGTGTGGACCTCTGCTGGTCATACCTGACCCCGATGCTCAAGGAATGCGAATGCGAAGAACAGGCAGAACGCCTCCACTTGTACAAGGCCGGGACGGATGGTCCCAAAAAGGCGCGAGGCGATTGGTAA
- the gnd gene encoding phosphogluconate dehydrogenase (NAD(+)-dependent, decarboxylating), translated as MRIGMIGLGRMGMNMARRLLQHDIEVVAFNRTADKVDQLKVEGALGAYSYAELKEQLEPPRTVWSMLPAGAPTQAAIAELAELLDEGDTIIEGGNSYYKEDIKNAEILKAKGINYLDAGVSGGIWGLQIGYCTMVGGPREEFDRLDPIFKALAPERGYMYCGPAGSGHFIKMVHNGIEYGMMQAYAEGFALIEDSQFGAGIDFAELSDLWNQGSVIRSWLLELAGDAFSKSERLDDLEGYVDDSGEGRWTVMQAIETSTPAPVLTSALMERFASRRPNDFRYRVLAALRREFGGHAVKKSEE; from the coding sequence ATGCGAATCGGAATGATAGGTCTCGGACGGATGGGCATGAACATGGCTCGCAGGCTCTTGCAGCACGATATCGAAGTCGTCGCTTTCAACCGCACCGCAGACAAGGTGGACCAACTCAAGGTGGAAGGCGCTCTCGGCGCATACTCCTACGCTGAGCTCAAGGAGCAACTGGAACCACCACGCACGGTCTGGAGTATGCTCCCGGCTGGAGCCCCCACCCAAGCTGCCATCGCAGAACTGGCCGAACTTCTGGATGAAGGAGATACCATTATCGAAGGAGGCAACTCGTATTACAAGGAAGACATCAAGAATGCCGAGATCCTGAAAGCCAAAGGGATCAACTACCTTGATGCCGGAGTCTCCGGCGGCATCTGGGGACTTCAGATCGGGTATTGCACTATGGTCGGCGGTCCAAGAGAAGAATTTGACAGACTTGACCCCATTTTCAAGGCACTGGCACCGGAAAGGGGCTATATGTATTGTGGCCCGGCCGGGTCGGGCCATTTCATCAAAATGGTTCACAACGGCATCGAGTACGGCATGATGCAGGCCTATGCCGAGGGATTCGCACTCATAGAGGATTCCCAGTTCGGCGCAGGAATCGACTTTGCGGAACTGTCCGATCTCTGGAATCAAGGAAGCGTCATCCGTTCCTGGCTGCTGGAATTGGCAGGAGATGCTTTTTCCAAAAGCGAACGGCTGGACGACTTGGAAGGGTATGTGGATGATTCCGGCGAAGGACGCTGGACCGTCATGCAGGCCATTGAGACCAGCACCCCGGCTCCGGTCCTGACCTCTGCCCTGATGGAGCGGTTTGCGTCACGACGCCCCAATGACTTCCGCTACCGTGTTCTGGCCGCACTGCGCCGAGAGTTCGGAGGCCATGCTGTCAAGAAATCCGAGGAGTAG
- a CDS encoding ATP-binding protein — MKIAFAGKGGVGKTSLAAWTADWLARHGKNVWMVDADTALSLGQASAIDQEHLPEPLIRREDLVRERIHAGGFLNLNPDVGDLPETLAVDVPLGGPVAEGISPGRKRLIVMGAVTNAGGGCACDANALLKALLAHIVMDRDEWVLVDLEAGVEHLGRGTVTHVDGLVVVSEPSMRSLQTGAEVGRMASDLGLTNQALVINRYLGGEPPKLDGLPKWSLTIPPLPGLIEKQMSNASVLGLPEAALLDAAVESVITHLKATVG; from the coding sequence ATGAAAATAGCATTTGCAGGCAAGGGCGGCGTCGGAAAGACATCACTGGCAGCATGGACGGCCGACTGGCTGGCTCGTCACGGCAAGAATGTCTGGATGGTGGATGCGGACACAGCCCTTTCTCTGGGACAGGCATCAGCCATTGACCAAGAGCATCTCCCTGAACCGCTTATTCGCCGCGAAGACCTCGTGCGCGAACGCATCCACGCCGGAGGGTTCCTCAACCTGAATCCCGATGTCGGCGATCTGCCGGAGACTCTGGCTGTCGATGTTCCACTCGGTGGTCCGGTCGCGGAAGGAATCTCCCCTGGTCGCAAACGTCTTATCGTCATGGGAGCCGTGACCAATGCCGGTGGAGGATGTGCCTGTGACGCCAACGCCCTGCTCAAGGCGCTGCTGGCACATATTGTCATGGATCGGGACGAATGGGTCCTGGTTGACCTGGAAGCCGGAGTCGAACACCTCGGCCGAGGCACAGTGACCCATGTGGATGGACTGGTCGTGGTCAGTGAACCCTCCATGCGCAGCCTCCAGACCGGAGCGGAAGTGGGAAGAATGGCCTCGGATCTCGGCCTGACCAATCAGGCATTGGTCATTAACCGCTACCTCGGCGGTGAACCTCCGAAACTCGACGGACTCCCGAAATGGTCTCTCACCATCCCACCGTTACCCGGACTTATAGAAAAGCAAATGTCCAACGCCTCAGTGCTCGGTCTGCCTGAAGCCGCCCTCCTTGATGCCGCAGTGGAGAGCGTTATAACCCACCTGAAAGCAACTGTCGGGTAG
- the cooS gene encoding anaerobic carbon-monoxide dehydrogenase catalytic subunit, with protein MAKEPKPIEELSIWDDAKAMIAKARAEGIETVHERLAQQTPHCKFCELGTTCRNCTMGPCRISAKMPRGVCGADADVIVARNFGRFIAGGSAGHSDHGRDLIEVLEAIIEGETKDYKITDEAKLKALAAETGIEVEGRELKDVATDVMENFFADFGSRKKEISFLSRVPQKRKDIWAKLGMTPRGVDREIAEMMHRTHMGCDNDAPNTMIHAARTSLSDGWGGSMIGTELSDVIFGTPTPKMSTANLGVIKEDKVNILVHGHNPVVSEMILAAARDPELVEKAEKLGAKGINVAGLCCTGNELLMRQGIPMAGNHLMTELAIITGAVEAVVVDYQCIMPSLVQIAGCYHTKFIDTANKARFSGAIHFDIEPHNALQQAKEIVNLAIEGFAERDAGRVDIPCEPVEIMTGFSNEAVIAALGGSLDPLVQAIAAGDIRGAVGIVGCNNPKIKQDSMNVELAKELIKKDILVLVTGCVTTAAGKAGLLVPDAIEMAGPGLKKVCGALGIPPVLHYGSCVDNARILQLCAALANALNVDISDLPVGASSPEWYSEKAAAIGLYAVASGIYTHLGHPPNILGSEVVTDLATSGLEDLVGATFFIEPDMVKTAEMFDERIKAKRKGLGLSE; from the coding sequence ATGGCAAAAGAACCCAAACCGATCGAAGAACTGAGCATCTGGGATGATGCCAAGGCCATGATCGCCAAAGCCAGGGCCGAGGGCATTGAAACCGTCCACGAACGCTTGGCGCAGCAGACTCCCCACTGTAAATTCTGTGAGTTGGGCACGACCTGCCGCAACTGTACCATGGGTCCATGTCGTATCAGCGCAAAGATGCCCCGAGGCGTCTGTGGTGCCGATGCCGATGTCATCGTGGCCCGCAACTTTGGCCGATTCATTGCTGGAGGCTCCGCTGGTCACTCCGACCATGGCCGGGACCTGATCGAAGTCCTGGAAGCCATCATCGAAGGGGAAACCAAGGATTACAAGATCACGGATGAAGCCAAGCTGAAAGCGCTTGCCGCTGAAACCGGCATTGAAGTCGAAGGCCGCGAACTCAAGGATGTGGCCACCGATGTCATGGAAAACTTTTTCGCCGATTTCGGTTCACGCAAAAAGGAAATATCCTTCCTGTCCCGCGTGCCTCAAAAACGCAAGGACATCTGGGCCAAACTCGGCATGACGCCTCGCGGTGTCGATCGTGAAATCGCCGAGATGATGCACCGCACCCATATGGGATGTGACAATGACGCGCCCAACACCATGATCCACGCGGCCCGGACCTCTTTGTCCGATGGTTGGGGTGGTTCCATGATCGGCACGGAACTTTCCGATGTCATTTTCGGCACCCCGACCCCAAAAATGTCCACCGCCAATCTCGGTGTTATCAAGGAAGACAAAGTCAATATCCTGGTTCATGGGCACAACCCCGTGGTTTCCGAGATGATCCTGGCCGCTGCCCGTGATCCCGAACTGGTGGAAAAAGCAGAAAAACTGGGAGCCAAAGGCATCAACGTCGCGGGCCTGTGCTGCACCGGTAACGAGTTGCTCATGCGCCAGGGAATTCCCATGGCAGGGAACCACCTGATGACCGAACTGGCCATCATCACCGGAGCAGTCGAGGCCGTGGTCGTCGATTACCAATGTATCATGCCCAGCCTGGTTCAAATCGCAGGCTGCTATCATACCAAATTCATTGACACGGCCAACAAGGCGCGCTTCAGCGGAGCCATTCACTTTGATATTGAACCGCATAACGCCCTGCAACAGGCCAAGGAAATCGTCAACCTGGCTATTGAAGGCTTTGCAGAGCGTGACGCAGGTCGCGTTGATATTCCCTGCGAGCCTGTCGAGATCATGACCGGTTTCTCCAATGAGGCTGTCATCGCAGCCTTGGGAGGCTCTCTGGACCCGTTAGTCCAGGCCATCGCCGCAGGCGACATCCGGGGTGCAGTCGGTATTGTCGGCTGTAACAACCCCAAGATCAAACAGGATTCCATGAATGTGGAGCTTGCCAAGGAATTGATCAAGAAAGATATCCTGGTTCTGGTCACCGGCTGTGTCACCACCGCGGCAGGAAAGGCAGGGCTGCTGGTGCCCGACGCCATTGAAATGGCTGGCCCAGGTCTCAAGAAAGTCTGTGGCGCGCTGGGGATTCCCCCGGTGCTGCATTACGGCTCCTGCGTTGACAACGCCCGTATCCTGCAACTGTGCGCAGCCCTGGCAAACGCACTGAATGTTGATATTTCCGACCTACCCGTAGGCGCATCTTCGCCTGAATGGTACTCGGAAAAAGCCGCTGCTATCGGCCTTTACGCCGTGGCCAGCGGAATTTACACCCACCTCGGCCATCCGCCGAACATCCTTGGCTCCGAAGTCGTCACAGACCTCGCGACATCCGGACTCGAGGACCTGGTCGGCGCAACCTTCTTCATCGAACCAGACATGGTAAAAACCGCTGAAATGTTTGATGAAAGGATAAAAGCGAAGCGCAAGGGCCTCGGTCTGAGCGAATAG
- a CDS encoding Crp/Fnr family transcriptional regulator — MKFSGINLLDELAKEELADLRSVFSERNFAKGSVIYTPDEGENLVFVIARGRVRIYLAYEDKEFTLGILGPGDLYATHAGCYIQAFDDTELLVANVRSVKRIMDTVPMFTRTMVRVLGHILQNSFSIIGGLAFKDIYNRLMDYILSEARSSGIPHAQGIRITLDLTIEQLAQLMGATRQTVSTLLNDMERAGLMEKRGRGQYFIPDLAALEKAAGEQF, encoded by the coding sequence ATGAAATTTTCCGGCATCAATCTGCTTGACGAATTGGCAAAAGAGGAACTCGCAGACCTGCGAAGCGTCTTTAGCGAACGAAACTTTGCCAAGGGATCGGTGATCTATACCCCGGATGAAGGTGAGAATCTCGTCTTTGTCATCGCCCGTGGACGGGTACGGATTTACCTCGCCTATGAGGACAAGGAATTTACCCTCGGCATCCTCGGTCCCGGTGATCTCTACGCCACCCATGCGGGGTGCTATATCCAGGCTTTTGACGACACGGAACTGCTGGTCGCCAATGTCCGGTCAGTCAAAAGGATCATGGATACAGTCCCCATGTTCACACGAACCATGGTGCGCGTGCTCGGCCATATACTGCAAAACTCCTTCTCCATCATCGGCGGCCTGGCTTTCAAGGATATCTACAATCGGCTCATGGATTACATCTTGAGCGAGGCCCGATCCTCCGGCATCCCCCATGCCCAGGGAATTCGCATCACCCTTGACCTGACCATCGAACAGCTTGCCCAACTCATGGGAGCAACCCGCCAGACCGTGTCCACCTTGCTCAATGATATGGAGCGGGCCGGACTGATGGAAAAACGGGGTCGGGGGCAGTATTTCATCCCAGATCTGGCTGCCCTGGAAAAGGCCGCTGGAGAACAGTTCTAA